In Thiospirochaeta perfilievii, a single window of DNA contains:
- a CDS encoding PEP/pyruvate-binding domain-containing protein — MLTDIFTKKESLNCLNTVVALTTTERQMEIVLQEIVDQLPKLLSRVDIVSSILTTPSSKYKSIGFIKTQYSDKLILNLSQGKKGSLKLYYKEELSKEAKEYKKLLTILTTIITGYISKMELNNLYYDHNERVKELNSIHLTNMILKKNPTLTDSLQEICDLLPEAWQYPKFTVARIYFDNKIFTSRKFKETSWSLKKSFETPDKKKGTLEIFYLKDFPISDFGPFLKEEKSLLDVLASIISGAYTNNSLQTLLEVNTERLKELRGLNKTSEILKNSASIEESLQEICNILPEAWKHPEDTVVRINFNKMIFTSVNFRESIWVQRQSFESPGSQKGEIEVFLLKEYPTEDEGPFLKEERDLLINLSHLISGTAGSNILKKLISENNERLKELRAINRTSKIISECKPVDETMSKIISILQVSWQYPEYTAVKIHYEGRDYITPGYKETTWSQDENFITIDNNKGYIRVVYLKEFPQAYEGPFLKEERDLLVNIGKLITSYFNDNKGRDIFRSNIHEKREVEKPEEYKKTLTTNKKPLQQYFNQQVIDKYIYLDMMKYKVKEILFVSTFYDAFILENEDGFFERFMGEIYQYSLFSLPRITGVTTSEEALEMLDSKSFDLVILMAGLDREAPVLLSEKIKNKRPSLPIYLLINQKSNIKHFEDKVASTNSLDNLFFWNGDSEILFSIVKSKEDMTNVENDTKVGLVRVILMVEDSCLYYSKYLPMLYGIVFGQVQRLLPEVEKKELDKICKMRSRPKILLAKNYEDAMQLFNKYRDYLLCVISDIEFDHGGQLDKNAGIDFIKHVKSHKMKLPIILQSSNGKNKQQADDLDVFFINKNSDTLLNDLKKYLNAYLGFGNFIFQDLNGKKIAEARTLKEFEKQLRVVPDETFYLHATQNQYSIWLMARGEITLAKTINPMRIESLDNISLTREYLLNIIGDYQAEKKKGKVFRFEEDTKFTEKNIVTIAGGSLGGKGRGLAFINTLIYNSDFSTISSEINIRTPKTAIIGTKEFDTFISRNKLYDKVISKGRSFHDIKLAFLAGKLSSGLEHKLFKFIGQIKNPIAVRSSSLSEDSFTQPFAGVYHTYILPNNRENKTLTLEKLKESIKLVFASVFSDEAQGYYKAIHHRMEDEKMAVILQELVGNKYDDYYYPHISGTACSYNYYPVAHMKPEEGFAMTALGLGSYVVEGMNSYRFSPKYPNVDMYSNKDLINSSQVKFYALDCRRENMDYAVDGELASLTLLNISEAEKHGSLKHCASVYDQQNDRVVPGLSTPGPRILNFANILKYNYIPLAKTLEILLNTLKESLGSPVEIEFAVDLNKAENGVPTFYLLQTKPMVDSSNFIHFDIDQFKKSESLLYTQTSLGNGEIDNICDVIYVDKDLFDKMKTLEMVEEIEYLNRVMMNEKRPYILIGPGRWGTRDQFLGIPVNWAQISYAKIIVEISLDNFPLDSSLGSHFFHNVTSMNIGYFSVNNQKNAEFINWDRLYKEEVIHKTNFFRHIRFSKPLKVIMDGRSKKSIIIEDV; from the coding sequence ATGCTTACTGATATTTTTACTAAAAAAGAGTCTCTTAACTGTCTAAACACTGTGGTTGCACTTACAACAACTGAGCGACAAATGGAGATAGTTCTCCAGGAAATTGTAGACCAACTGCCAAAACTGTTAAGTAGAGTCGATATTGTATCCAGTATTCTAACAACCCCCTCCTCAAAGTATAAAAGCATAGGTTTTATTAAAACCCAATACTCTGACAAATTAATACTAAACCTATCCCAAGGTAAAAAAGGCTCCCTTAAACTCTATTACAAAGAGGAATTAAGTAAGGAAGCAAAAGAGTATAAAAAACTACTAACAATTTTAACCACAATAATAACAGGTTATATCTCTAAGATGGAGCTTAACAACCTATACTATGATCATAATGAGAGAGTAAAAGAGCTTAACAGCATCCATCTAACCAATATGATACTAAAGAAAAACCCAACGCTTACAGACTCCCTCCAGGAGATATGTGATCTTCTTCCCGAAGCGTGGCAATACCCCAAATTTACAGTAGCTAGAATTTATTTTGATAATAAGATATTTACAAGTCGAAAATTTAAAGAGACTTCTTGGTCACTTAAAAAGAGCTTTGAAACCCCAGATAAAAAGAAGGGTACTCTTGAAATATTCTACTTAAAAGATTTCCCTATTTCAGATTTTGGACCATTTTTAAAAGAAGAAAAATCCCTTTTAGATGTTTTAGCTTCAATTATATCCGGGGCATATACAAATAACTCCCTTCAAACTCTTTTAGAAGTAAATACTGAACGACTAAAAGAGTTAAGGGGACTTAATAAAACATCCGAAATACTTAAAAATAGTGCCTCTATAGAGGAGTCTTTACAGGAGATTTGTAACATCCTCCCCGAGGCATGGAAACACCCTGAAGATACAGTTGTAAGAATAAATTTTAATAAAATGATTTTTACAAGTGTAAACTTTAGAGAGAGTATCTGGGTTCAACGTCAAAGTTTTGAAAGCCCAGGAAGCCAGAAGGGAGAGATAGAAGTCTTTCTACTAAAAGAGTACCCTACAGAGGATGAAGGACCTTTTTTAAAAGAAGAACGGGACCTACTAATTAACCTTAGTCACTTAATATCTGGAACAGCCGGTAGTAATATTTTAAAAAAGCTAATATCAGAAAACAATGAGCGTCTTAAGGAACTTAGAGCCATAAATAGAACATCTAAGATTATTTCTGAATGTAAACCAGTTGATGAAACTATGTCAAAAATTATCTCTATTCTACAGGTCTCCTGGCAGTACCCAGAGTATACCGCTGTTAAGATCCATTACGAGGGTAGAGATTATATAACCCCAGGCTACAAAGAGACAACCTGGAGCCAGGATGAGAACTTTATTACAATAGATAATAATAAAGGTTATATTAGGGTTGTTTATTTAAAAGAGTTCCCCCAAGCATATGAAGGCCCTTTTCTTAAAGAAGAGAGGGATCTTTTAGTTAATATAGGAAAGCTAATAACAAGTTATTTTAACGACAATAAGGGTAGGGATATCTTTAGAAGCAATATCCATGAAAAAAGAGAGGTTGAAAAACCTGAAGAGTATAAAAAAACACTAACAACAAATAAAAAACCTCTGCAACAGTACTTTAACCAGCAAGTTATTGATAAGTATATATACCTGGATATGATGAAGTATAAAGTTAAGGAGATACTATTTGTATCCACTTTCTACGACGCTTTTATTCTAGAGAATGAAGATGGTTTTTTTGAACGTTTTATGGGGGAGATCTATCAGTATAGTCTTTTCTCCCTACCAAGAATAACAGGAGTAACCACATCGGAAGAAGCCCTTGAGATGTTAGACTCAAAGTCCTTCGACCTTGTTATTTTAATGGCAGGATTAGATAGGGAAGCTCCGGTTTTATTAAGTGAAAAGATAAAGAATAAAAGACCCTCCCTACCAATTTATCTACTAATAAACCAAAAGAGTAATATTAAACACTTTGAGGATAAGGTAGCCTCAACAAACTCCTTGGATAATCTCTTTTTCTGGAATGGAGACTCTGAGATTCTTTTTTCAATTGTAAAATCTAAGGAAGATATGACAAATGTTGAAAATGATACAAAGGTTGGTCTTGTTCGGGTAATATTAATGGTTGAGGATTCGTGCCTATACTACTCAAAATATCTACCAATGTTATACGGTATAGTTTTTGGACAGGTACAAAGACTTCTACCTGAGGTTGAAAAGAAGGAGCTGGATAAAATTTGTAAAATGAGATCCCGCCCTAAAATCCTACTCGCTAAAAACTATGAAGATGCTATGCAACTTTTTAACAAGTATAGGGACTACCTTCTATGTGTTATATCGGATATAGAGTTTGACCATGGGGGACAGCTTGACAAGAACGCTGGTATAGATTTTATAAAACATGTTAAATCCCACAAAATGAAACTACCAATAATTTTACAATCTTCTAATGGTAAAAACAAACAACAAGCTGATGATCTAGATGTTTTTTTTATTAACAAAAACTCGGATACACTTTTAAATGATCTAAAAAAATATCTCAATGCATACCTTGGCTTTGGGAATTTTATTTTCCAGGATCTAAATGGTAAAAAAATAGCAGAAGCTCGAACCCTTAAGGAGTTTGAAAAGCAACTTAGAGTTGTTCCTGATGAAACTTTCTACCTACATGCTACCCAGAACCAATACTCTATTTGGCTAATGGCCAGGGGGGAGATTACCCTTGCGAAAACAATTAATCCTATGCGAATAGAGTCATTAGATAATATATCCTTAACTAGGGAGTACCTATTAAATATTATTGGAGATTATCAGGCAGAGAAAAAAAAGGGTAAGGTTTTTAGATTTGAAGAGGATACAAAATTTACTGAAAAAAATATTGTAACAATTGCTGGTGGTTCCCTTGGTGGAAAAGGTAGAGGATTAGCATTTATAAATACCCTAATATATAACTCAGATTTCTCAACTATATCCAGTGAGATAAATATTAGAACTCCAAAGACAGCTATTATAGGAACCAAGGAGTTTGATACTTTTATTAGCAGAAATAAGCTCTACGATAAGGTAATAAGTAAGGGACGTAGTTTTCATGATATAAAATTAGCATTCCTAGCTGGGAAACTATCCTCTGGCCTAGAACATAAACTATTTAAATTTATTGGTCAGATAAAAAATCCAATAGCCGTAAGATCCTCAAGTCTATCAGAGGACTCCTTTACCCAGCCCTTTGCCGGTGTTTATCATACCTATATACTACCTAATAACAGGGAAAATAAAACACTTACCCTAGAGAAGTTAAAAGAGAGTATAAAGCTTGTTTTTGCCTCGGTATTCTCCGATGAAGCCCAGGGATACTATAAGGCTATTCATCATAGAATGGAGGATGAAAAGATGGCCGTTATTCTTCAGGAGCTTGTAGGAAATAAATATGATGATTATTACTACCCCCATATTAGTGGAACAGCATGCTCCTATAACTACTACCCTGTAGCCCACATGAAACCGGAGGAAGGTTTTGCAATGACAGCCCTTGGTCTTGGTAGTTACGTTGTAGAGGGGATGAATTCCTACAGATTTTCTCCTAAATACCCTAACGTCGATATGTACTCCAATAAGGACTTAATAAATAGCTCCCAGGTTAAGTTTTACGCCTTAGATTGTCGAAGGGAAAATATGGATTATGCTGTTGATGGAGAGCTTGCATCCCTTACCCTACTTAATATTAGTGAAGCTGAAAAACATGGGTCACTTAAACACTGCGCCTCAGTATATGACCAACAAAATGATAGAGTTGTTCCTGGTCTCTCAACCCCAGGGCCACGAATACTTAATTTTGCAAACATTCTTAAATACAACTATATACCCCTAGCTAAAACCCTGGAAATTCTACTAAATACCCTAAAAGAGTCCCTAGGTTCTCCAGTAGAGATTGAGTTTGCTGTGGATCTAAATAAAGCGGAAAATGGGGTTCCTACTTTTTACCTACTACAAACTAAACCTATGGTAGATAGTAGTAATTTTATACACTTCGATATTGACCAGTTCAAAAAGTCAGAATCCCTACTCTACACCCAAACAAGCCTAGGTAACGGTGAAATAGACAATATATGTGATGTAATATATGTGGATAAAGATCTATTTGATAAGATGAAGACCCTAGAGATGGTTGAGGAGATAGAGTACTTAAACCGTGTAATGATGAATGAAAAGAGACCTTATATTCTAATTGGCCCAGGAAGATGGGGAACAAGGGATCAGTTCCTAGGAATTCCCGTTAATTGGGCTCAAATTTCATACGCCAAAATAATTGTAGAGATAAGTTTAGATAACTTCCCTCTAGATTCCTCCCTAGGATCCCACTTCTTTCATAATGTTACTTCAATGAACATTGGTTACTTCTCTGTAAATAATCAGAAAAATGCAGAGTTTATTAATTGGGATAGACTTTACAAGGAAGAGGTTATTCATAAAACTAACTTTTTTAGACACATCCGATTTAGTAAACCTCTTAAGGTTATTATGGATGGTAGATCTAAAAAATCCATAATTATTGAGGATGTATAG
- a CDS encoding sodium-dependent transporter has protein sequence MFFEVYIIMIKERDGFSSKFGIIAAAAGSAIGLGNIWKFPYITGENGGGAFLLVYLICIVLIGLPILISEMLIGRRSNKNAVDSFSQISGLKGWKIPGALAMGTSFFILAFYGVVAGWTLNYVKLSLTNSFSGKSVETIDSLFNSFITNPVEPIIFQSIFMVITGAVVLLGVHNGIEKASKILMPFLLIIILILNVRAVTLDGASEGLKFLFKPDFSRLTRDGVLEALGHAFFTLSLGMGIMLTYGSYIKKDVNLGTTAVQVAIADTVIALLAGVAIFPAVFAFNIEPASGPGLVFITLPNIFNQMAGGFFFQLLFFILLAIAALTSTVSLLEVTVAYVSEDSKLDRKKSTIIVVLALIIIGTVFSLSMSPNSIFSSISIKNMNLFDFVDYFTANWMLPIVALSVSIFVGWVMKKSDVKDEISSSGVYASKYSKVFMIMIKFISPILIAIVFLNKVFGI, from the coding sequence TTGTTTTTTGAGGTTTATATTATTATGATAAAAGAGAGGGATGGTTTTTCATCCAAGTTTGGTATTATAGCAGCTGCTGCTGGTTCTGCAATTGGTCTAGGGAACATATGGAAGTTCCCATATATAACCGGAGAAAATGGTGGTGGTGCATTTTTACTTGTATATCTAATATGTATTGTTTTAATAGGTCTACCAATTTTAATTTCAGAGATGTTGATAGGTAGAAGAAGTAATAAAAATGCTGTAGATAGTTTTTCCCAAATATCAGGATTAAAGGGATGGAAGATACCAGGAGCTCTAGCTATGGGAACATCTTTTTTTATATTAGCTTTTTATGGAGTTGTTGCTGGTTGGACATTAAACTATGTAAAACTTTCCCTAACAAATAGTTTTTCTGGTAAAAGTGTTGAAACCATAGATTCTCTTTTTAACAGTTTTATAACTAATCCAGTAGAGCCAATTATTTTTCAATCAATATTTATGGTTATTACAGGAGCAGTAGTTCTTTTAGGAGTACATAACGGTATTGAGAAGGCATCTAAAATACTAATGCCCTTTTTATTAATAATTATATTAATTTTAAATGTTAGAGCCGTTACTTTAGATGGGGCATCAGAGGGACTTAAGTTTCTCTTTAAACCAGATTTCTCAAGATTAACCAGGGATGGGGTTCTTGAAGCACTAGGTCACGCATTTTTTACCTTAAGTCTAGGTATGGGTATTATGCTTACCTATGGTTCATATATAAAAAAGGATGTAAACCTTGGAACTACTGCTGTTCAAGTTGCTATTGCTGATACAGTTATTGCTCTATTAGCAGGAGTAGCAATATTCCCAGCTGTATTTGCATTTAATATTGAACCCGCATCAGGTCCTGGTTTAGTTTTTATTACACTACCTAATATTTTTAATCAGATGGCTGGAGGCTTTTTCTTCCAGCTACTATTCTTTATTTTATTAGCAATTGCAGCCCTAACTTCCACAGTATCTCTACTAGAAGTAACTGTTGCCTATGTTTCAGAGGATAGTAAGTTAGACAGAAAAAAATCAACAATTATTGTTGTTTTGGCATTAATAATAATAGGTACAGTATTCTCTCTATCTATGAGTCCAAACTCTATATTTAGTTCAATATCTATAAAAAATATGAACTTATTTGACTTTGTAGATTATTTTACAGCAAACTGGATGCTTCCAATTGTTGCCCTATCCGTATCTATATTTGTTGGTTGGGTAATGAAAAAGTCAGATGTTAAGGATGAAATCTCAAGCTCGGGGGTTTATGCTAGTAAATATAGTAAAGTATTTATGATTATGATTAAATTTATATCCCCTATTTTAATTGCTATAGTTTTTCTTAATAAGGTTTTTGGGATATAG
- a CDS encoding APC family permease, whose product MEKLEKKYGFWTTSAMVVGIVIGSGVFFKADDVLIASGGSLPIALLAWFIGGAIMVVTAYVFSKIASKIERVNGIVDYFEEAYGNRAAFNIAWFMTTIYYPSLVSVLSWVSANYTCALTGNPDQVWFLAFFYLVLFFLVNLASPIIAGRLQVSTTLIKLVPLLAVGIIGTIVGLVNGQTVSSFANTAQNIAGKQGGLALASLSTAFAYEGWIIATTINAEIKDAKKTLPRALVFGTILIVVVYMLYYVGIASVMPNSDVISNGDNTSLVVITTLFGPLSGTLLTVFVIVSCLGTLNGLVMASSRGMYSIAVRNMGLKPEIFSRVNSRTNSTLYSGISGFVFSFIWLVVWYGNFNNWFSGFLDISELPIAFLYFVYLSLYFWFMKNFKDANTIDRFVTPILATAGSLYIIWAAIHKDMFITFSVIIIIIMLTGNIINRKKSLA is encoded by the coding sequence ATGGAAAAATTAGAGAAAAAATATGGTTTCTGGACTACTAGTGCCATGGTTGTAGGTATTGTTATAGGTTCAGGAGTTTTTTTTAAGGCTGATGATGTATTAATTGCATCTGGGGGGTCACTTCCTATTGCACTTCTAGCATGGTTTATTGGTGGAGCCATAATGGTTGTAACAGCCTATGTTTTTTCTAAAATTGCATCAAAAATAGAGAGGGTAAACGGTATCGTTGACTACTTTGAAGAGGCTTATGGAAACAGGGCTGCTTTTAATATTGCATGGTTTATGACTACAATCTACTACCCATCTCTTGTAAGTGTTCTATCATGGGTCTCTGCTAACTATACATGTGCTTTAACTGGAAATCCAGATCAAGTTTGGTTTCTTGCCTTTTTTTATTTAGTTTTATTCTTTTTAGTAAATTTAGCTTCTCCAATTATTGCAGGTAGACTTCAGGTCTCTACAACATTAATAAAGCTTGTTCCTCTGTTAGCAGTAGGAATCATAGGTACAATAGTAGGTCTAGTTAATGGTCAGACAGTTAGTAGTTTTGCAAATACGGCACAAAATATAGCAGGAAAGCAGGGTGGTTTAGCTCTTGCATCACTATCTACAGCATTTGCCTACGAAGGCTGGATTATAGCCACAACAATAAATGCAGAGATTAAGGATGCAAAGAAGACTCTGCCTAGAGCATTGGTCTTTGGAACTATATTAATAGTAGTAGTCTACATGCTCTACTATGTAGGAATTGCTAGTGTTATGCCTAATAGCGATGTTATATCCAATGGAGATAATACATCCCTAGTTGTAATAACCACCCTTTTTGGACCTCTCTCTGGGACACTTTTAACGGTTTTTGTAATAGTTTCATGCCTTGGAACTTTAAATGGTTTAGTAATGGCATCCTCAAGGGGGATGTACTCTATTGCAGTTCGAAATATGGGATTAAAACCAGAAATCTTTTCAAGGGTTAATAGTAGGACCAATAGTACTTTATATTCTGGAATTTCAGGTTTTGTATTCAGTTTTATCTGGTTGGTAGTGTGGTATGGAAACTTTAATAACTGGTTTTCAGGGTTTTTAGATATATCAGAACTACCTATAGCCTTCCTATACTTTGTCTATTTAAGCCTATATTTTTGGTTTATGAAGAACTTTAAGGACGCAAATACCATAGACAGATTTGTAACTCCAATCCTGGCCACAGCCGGTTCCCTATACATTATATGGGCAGCAATACATAAGGATATGTTTATAACATTCTCTGTTATAATAATCATAATAATGTTAACTGGTAATATTATTAATAGAAAAAAATCCTTAGCTTAA